In Pseudofrankia saprophytica, one genomic interval encodes:
- a CDS encoding BTAD domain-containing putative transcriptional regulator, with product MRFEVLGAVTARDHQDRELDLGTGRAATLLALLVAQREAPLSPARLADQLWSGRPPATAATTLQGWISRLRRRLEPGVPAARAQLLVTRSVGYQLVLTDPVGQLDAAAFHRDAATLDVQLRAGRPDLAAAAGRAALARWHGDEPYGGLLDEALPEEPGRLREERRLVTERLALARLDLGDHVSLLGELAAAVSAEPTRESLWAMRVLALYRADRQADALAALTRVRGLLRDELGLDPGATLRAVETAVRRADPAAAAPGWWPGRRPVADAAGRPTATTGGPVITVPSSRPVSPFVGRAAELKRMSTVLATLPADADADADAGGGSGSGGRGGAEAGARSLVVSGPAGAGKTRLLAELLAPSPSTTAPPGLARPRWVRCHPGDDAPPYDLWRRLFPELAAPPDASTRSWAFAVTAAVSADDRSSHAPSGRATVIVVDDLQWADAASLRVLAIVVRELAGRPALFAATVRDDYLGGAGEPVGAERSGGDRSDDDPVVAALGALGRLPGDHLRVGPLAPAAVAEYVAAVVPGATWDDPGAVAALVAERCGGNAFFMTELTRLVAAGRPAADLPERVVDVVSSRVAELGEPARGLLRVAAVLGEDVPADVAGQVAAVADAGRLDEALDVAARAGLVVDEPGVVRFAHALVREGLAARTPPRVQASWHRRCADLLQSRGAGVQAVADHLLRGDDPRAAAAALAAASAALAVADFDGAVGWARRGLERAPAADAPLRVRLGLAAGRALRRAGRLAEADALLAGTQDDALLAGEVDLAALAALERSGGPVTGYWSMAGETSPDLRALLTVARELPGLGTAVAGALDAACAARFALAGDVERARRHLAAAQAAFDATTERPRPAAGNGPSPSSPAVEVGPGATAWASADLAEVHGLEQMVLLAQFLTWWLPDLAVRRLAVLDRLGELAGDDVGARLTVTHLRALTLLELGELERADGQARLLAATASRLRYDDFTLVAAWWRAMRDLMSGRLDEAIEAAESVFSPLLVASPEAAVVARTSVEAIGGMVAWEGGALADILPGPEEAPPTDHAGWLIVRGLGLAQAGHIGDSLAALASVLRPGLPALGSGPVATSSLILLTEWCWHARSSARAREWARPLLDRVEAWADAVIVFAPGGVCMGSGHLYVGTLAAILGDRERARRELGAAIAVHERLDMPRFAARARERAEAVG from the coding sequence ATGCGATTCGAGGTGCTGGGCGCCGTCACGGCGCGGGACCACCAGGATCGCGAGCTGGACCTGGGCACCGGCCGCGCGGCCACCCTTCTGGCGTTGTTGGTCGCGCAGCGGGAGGCTCCGCTGTCGCCGGCCCGGCTGGCCGACCAACTCTGGTCCGGGCGGCCGCCCGCGACCGCGGCCACGACCCTGCAGGGCTGGATCTCCCGGCTGCGCCGCCGGCTGGAGCCCGGTGTTCCGGCGGCGCGAGCCCAGCTGCTGGTCACCAGATCCGTCGGCTACCAGCTGGTGCTGACCGACCCGGTGGGTCAGCTCGACGCCGCGGCGTTCCACCGGGACGCGGCGACGCTCGACGTACAGCTGAGAGCCGGCCGCCCGGATCTCGCCGCCGCGGCCGGGCGGGCCGCGCTGGCCCGGTGGCACGGCGACGAGCCCTATGGCGGCCTCCTGGACGAGGCGCTGCCAGAGGAACCGGGCCGGCTACGGGAGGAGCGGCGCCTCGTCACGGAGCGGTTGGCGCTCGCCCGGCTGGATCTCGGCGATCATGTCTCGCTGCTCGGCGAGCTGGCGGCCGCGGTGTCCGCCGAGCCGACGCGCGAGAGCCTGTGGGCGATGCGGGTGCTGGCGCTCTACCGGGCGGACCGGCAGGCGGACGCGCTTGCCGCGCTCACGCGCGTGCGCGGCCTGCTACGTGACGAACTGGGTCTCGACCCCGGCGCGACGCTGCGAGCCGTCGAGACCGCGGTCCGACGCGCGGATCCGGCGGCGGCGGCCCCGGGCTGGTGGCCAGGCCGGCGGCCGGTCGCCGACGCCGCCGGCAGGCCGACCGCCACCACCGGCGGGCCGGTCATCACGGTGCCGTCATCCCGGCCGGTGTCACCGTTCGTCGGGCGGGCGGCCGAGCTGAAGCGGATGTCCACCGTCCTCGCCACGCTGCCAGCCGATGCCGATGCCGATGCCGATGCCGGGGGCGGGAGCGGGAGCGGGGGTCGGGGCGGAGCCGAGGCCGGGGCCCGGTCGCTGGTCGTGTCCGGGCCTGCCGGCGCAGGCAAGACCCGGCTGCTCGCGGAGCTGCTTGCGCCGTCGCCCAGCACCACCGCGCCGCCGGGGCTCGCGCGGCCGCGCTGGGTCCGCTGTCACCCGGGTGACGACGCCCCGCCCTACGATCTGTGGCGGCGGCTGTTCCCGGAGCTGGCGGCACCGCCGGACGCCTCCACGCGGTCCTGGGCCTTCGCGGTCACGGCGGCGGTCAGCGCCGATGATCGCTCCAGCCATGCCCCCAGCGGCCGCGCGACGGTGATCGTGGTGGACGACCTGCAGTGGGCCGACGCCGCTTCGCTGCGGGTGCTGGCCATCGTGGTCCGCGAGCTCGCGGGACGGCCCGCGCTGTTCGCCGCCACGGTGCGCGACGACTATTTGGGCGGCGCCGGGGAGCCTGTCGGCGCGGAACGCTCCGGCGGAGACCGGAGCGACGACGATCCCGTCGTCGCCGCGCTCGGCGCGCTCGGGCGGCTTCCCGGCGACCACCTGCGCGTCGGGCCGCTCGCCCCGGCGGCGGTGGCCGAATACGTGGCCGCGGTGGTGCCCGGCGCGACGTGGGACGACCCGGGCGCGGTCGCGGCGCTGGTGGCCGAACGCTGCGGCGGCAACGCCTTCTTCATGACCGAGCTCACCCGGCTCGTCGCCGCCGGCCGGCCCGCGGCCGACCTCCCGGAACGGGTGGTCGACGTCGTCAGCTCGCGGGTGGCCGAGCTGGGCGAACCGGCACGCGGGCTGCTGCGCGTCGCGGCCGTGCTCGGCGAGGACGTTCCTGCGGATGTCGCCGGGCAGGTCGCGGCGGTCGCCGACGCGGGCAGGCTGGACGAGGCTCTCGACGTCGCCGCGCGCGCCGGGCTCGTCGTCGACGAGCCCGGCGTGGTGCGTTTCGCGCACGCGCTGGTGCGGGAGGGGCTGGCGGCGCGCACGCCCCCGCGGGTTCAGGCCAGCTGGCATCGGCGGTGCGCCGACCTCCTCCAGTCCCGCGGCGCGGGCGTGCAGGCGGTGGCCGACCATCTGCTGCGCGGCGATGATCCGCGCGCCGCCGCCGCCGCGCTCGCCGCCGCCTCGGCCGCGCTCGCCGTCGCGGACTTCGACGGCGCCGTCGGCTGGGCGCGCCGCGGGCTCGAACGTGCCCCAGCCGCGGACGCGCCGCTGCGCGTTCGGCTCGGTCTGGCGGCCGGCAGGGCGCTGCGCCGTGCCGGCCGGCTCGCCGAGGCCGACGCCCTGCTCGCCGGCACCCAGGACGACGCGCTGCTCGCCGGCGAGGTGGATCTCGCCGCCCTGGCCGCGTTGGAACGATCGGGTGGGCCGGTCACCGGCTACTGGTCGATGGCCGGCGAGACATCCCCCGACCTGCGCGCGCTGCTCACCGTCGCGCGCGAACTGCCGGGGCTCGGGACGGCGGTCGCCGGCGCGCTGGACGCCGCGTGCGCCGCGCGGTTCGCGCTGGCGGGCGATGTGGAGCGCGCGCGACGCCATCTGGCCGCGGCCCAGGCGGCCTTCGACGCGACCACCGAACGGCCTCGACCCGCGGCGGGCAATGGACCGTCCCCGTCCAGCCCGGCGGTGGAGGTCGGCCCGGGGGCCACCGCGTGGGCCAGCGCCGACCTCGCGGAGGTCCATGGCCTGGAGCAGATGGTGCTGCTCGCGCAGTTCCTGACCTGGTGGCTGCCAGACCTGGCGGTCCGGCGGCTGGCCGTGCTCGACCGGCTCGGCGAGCTCGCCGGTGACGACGTCGGCGCCCGGCTCACAGTCACCCACCTGCGGGCGCTGACCCTCCTGGAGCTCGGCGAGCTGGAAAGGGCGGACGGACAGGCGCGGCTGCTCGCCGCCACGGCGAGCCGTCTGCGCTACGACGACTTCACGTTGGTCGCCGCCTGGTGGCGGGCGATGCGTGACCTGATGTCCGGCCGGCTCGACGAGGCGATCGAGGCCGCGGAGTCGGTGTTCTCGCCGTTGCTCGTGGCCTCCCCGGAGGCGGCGGTGGTGGCCCGCACCTCGGTCGAGGCGATCGGCGGGATGGTGGCCTGGGAGGGCGGCGCGCTGGCCGACATACTGCCCGGGCCCGAGGAAGCGCCGCCCACGGACCATGCCGGCTGGCTGATCGTCCGTGGCCTGGGGCTGGCACAGGCCGGCCACATCGGCGACTCGCTCGCCGCCCTCGCGTCCGTCCTGCGGCCGGGCCTTCCCGCGCTCGGTTCCGGCCCGGTGGCCACGAGCTCGCTGATCCTGTTGACGGAGTGGTGCTGGCACGCCCGGTCCAGCGCCCGCGCCCGTGAGTGGGCCCGGCCATTGCTCGACCGGGTGGAGGCGTGGGCCGACGCTGTCATCGTGTTCGCGCCCGGCGGCGTCTGCATGGGCTCCGGTCATCTCTACGTCGGCACGCTCGCCGCCATCCTCGGCGACCGTGAGCGCGCGCGGCGCGAGCTCGGCGCCGCGATCGCCGTCCACGAACGCCTCGACATGCCCCGGTTCGCGGCCCGCGCTCGCGAACGCGCGGAAGCGGTCGGCTGA
- the tatA gene encoding Sec-independent protein translocase subunit TatA, with amino-acid sequence MPDLGAPELIIIAVVVLVLFGSKKLPEAARSLGRSMRIFKSEVKAMGDEAAPAAAPAGATPPAATLPAAIAAAAASPAGDAAPAPVSTTATASHPVEATKAAAVADKANSAS; translated from the coding sequence ATGCCAGATCTGGGCGCACCGGAACTGATCATCATTGCGGTCGTGGTGCTGGTCCTGTTCGGCTCGAAGAAGCTGCCCGAGGCCGCGCGCTCGCTCGGACGCTCCATGCGCATCTTCAAGTCCGAGGTCAAGGCCATGGGCGACGAGGCCGCCCCGGCCGCCGCCCCGGCCGGGGCCACCCCGCCAGCTGCCACCCTGCCAGCCGCCATCGCGGCAGCCGCCGCGTCGCCGGCCGGCGATGCGGCCCCGGCGCCCGTCTCCACCACCGCCACGGCCAGCCACCCCGTCGAGGCCACCAAGGCCGCCGCGGTGGCCGACAAGGCCAACAGCGCCAGCTAA
- a CDS encoding hemerythrin domain-containing protein — translation MTHTGTDTASQRPNPSPRDLGASFIHDPGVPPAAGSGPGVASAAGRAQQGQAATGRRPRREVVVFLATTFGLTAASTCVAVNQSVDVSHLGDASALGQAAMYGQAAWPLVGAAVARLSVAGLPVRRPSAQRPSVRRRPDGRGSAGWDWGWRRTSARALGLAWAYGVAYPLLAGILLWLTGLGGFDGAKLAGGFNLDGLPTGPGAALAILLGVTVGCLPYLLLAVGEEVGWRGVLLPHLATSNSPARVVLLGGLIWSAFHLPIIIVLGGTPDGVPTPIAAALFAVALTALGSTLAWQRLRYGLWPVVVTHAAVNATLYLVVAPATVDRSATGWFGTETGLLLAATSVAAAVCWARRAPLRPSAAGVVVAATRGTASNASTPAHSSVSPIQVSPIPVGSAPVGSAPTDDGVIDTSDMFVVHAMFRHQLGLLPDLVRDVQPGDSRRAGAVADHLELLLTLLHEHHAGEDRVLWPRLTEREPAAATMVVAARDQHDAVARLAAEARRTAAAWRPGAGLAARDKLAGLLEDLDVTVEEHLDDEEGEVVPLAALLLTAKEWSELGQGGSVRLSPRQVLLSLGMIEQAAGPDGLARLTAQMPAIARPLVVRLARRAARRTFLTLAAR, via the coding sequence ATGACCCATACAGGAACGGACACCGCCTCCCAGCGCCCGAACCCGTCGCCCCGCGACCTCGGCGCCTCGTTCATCCATGACCCCGGCGTCCCGCCGGCCGCCGGCTCCGGCCCTGGCGTCGCGTCGGCCGCCGGCCGCGCCCAACAGGGCCAGGCAGCCACCGGCCGGCGTCCGCGCCGCGAGGTGGTCGTCTTCCTCGCCACCACCTTCGGGCTCACCGCCGCGAGCACGTGCGTGGCGGTGAACCAGTCCGTCGATGTCAGCCATCTCGGCGATGCCTCCGCGCTGGGGCAGGCGGCGATGTACGGCCAGGCGGCCTGGCCTCTGGTGGGCGCGGCGGTCGCGCGTCTGTCGGTCGCGGGTCTGCCGGTACGGCGTCCTTCGGCACAGCGTCCGTCGGTACGGCGCCGGCCGGATGGCCGCGGCTCCGCGGGCTGGGACTGGGGCTGGCGCCGCACCTCGGCGCGTGCCCTTGGCCTCGCCTGGGCGTACGGCGTCGCCTACCCGCTGCTGGCCGGGATCCTGTTGTGGCTCACCGGCCTCGGCGGCTTCGACGGCGCGAAGCTCGCCGGCGGCTTCAACCTCGACGGGCTGCCAACCGGGCCGGGGGCGGCGCTGGCCATCCTGCTCGGCGTGACCGTCGGGTGTCTTCCCTACCTCCTGCTCGCGGTCGGGGAGGAGGTCGGGTGGCGCGGGGTGCTGCTGCCACACCTGGCCACCAGCAACTCGCCTGCGCGGGTGGTGCTGCTCGGCGGCCTGATCTGGTCGGCCTTCCACCTTCCGATCATCATCGTGCTGGGCGGCACCCCGGATGGAGTGCCCACACCCATCGCGGCGGCGCTGTTCGCCGTGGCGCTTACCGCCCTGGGCTCGACGCTGGCCTGGCAGCGGCTGCGGTATGGGCTGTGGCCCGTCGTGGTCACGCACGCCGCGGTGAACGCGACCCTCTACCTGGTGGTGGCCCCGGCGACCGTGGACCGGTCCGCCACCGGCTGGTTCGGCACCGAGACGGGGCTGCTGCTCGCGGCGACCTCGGTGGCCGCCGCGGTGTGCTGGGCGCGCCGGGCGCCACTACGGCCCTCGGCCGCCGGGGTCGTCGTCGCGGCCACCCGCGGCACCGCGTCGAACGCCAGCACGCCGGCTCACTCGTCGGTCAGCCCCATACAGGTCAGCCCCATACCGGTCGGCTCCGCACCGGTCGGCTCCGCACCGACGGATGACGGGGTGATCGACACGTCGGACATGTTCGTCGTGCACGCGATGTTCCGGCACCAGCTCGGGCTGCTGCCCGACCTCGTCCGTGATGTCCAGCCCGGCGACAGCCGGCGGGCCGGCGCGGTCGCGGACCACCTGGAACTGCTCCTCACCCTGCTGCACGAGCACCACGCCGGCGAGGACCGGGTGCTGTGGCCCCGGCTCACGGAGCGGGAGCCGGCCGCGGCCACGATGGTCGTCGCGGCGCGGGACCAGCACGACGCGGTGGCCCGGCTCGCAGCGGAGGCCAGACGGACGGCCGCCGCCTGGCGGCCCGGCGCGGGCCTGGCGGCGCGCGACAAGCTGGCGGGTCTGCTGGAGGATCTGGACGTCACCGTGGAGGAGCATCTCGACGACGAGGAAGGCGAGGTCGTGCCGCTCGCCGCCCTGCTGCTCACGGCGAAGGAATGGTCCGAACTCGGCCAGGGCGGCTCGGTGAGACTCTCGCCCCGCCAGGTGCTGCTGTCGCTGGGCATGATCGAGCAGGCTGCCGGGCCGGACGGTCTTGCCCGGCTCACCGCGCAGATGCCGGCCATCGCCCGCCCGCTGGTCGTCAGGCTGGCCCGCCGGGCGGCTCGCCGAACCTTCCTGACCCTCGCTGCCCGCTGA
- a CDS encoding tyrosine-type recombinase/integrase — MAARKARRGDGDETTNQDSVASTDTDQTSTERTRRNRRAHGEGSVFWREDRKRWVVEIDYGIVNGRRKKVPRYFKTQEEAIAAQQEARQAQADGVANLDRPARFGDFLTYWLDEVVMPSERALSTKSSYRDNVENHVRPGLGKIRVVDLKHEDVQRFLNGKAVAGYSTSTMRTLRTIISQALDEAVITEKASRNVAKTVRVPKARKPRRQVSALNRDDGLQLLAAAEPTRFYAVYVLLAMVGLRRGEVLALRWRDFNESAGTLRVELQVTRVRGVQGLIVGPTKSRAGQRTIALPGKCIDVLKTHRRHLAAERQAAGKRWEENGLIFPNTVGRYQEPRALNTHLAALCKEAGLRHLGPHALRHTAATMAYALGVDWKQIQAMLGHTMLSTTMDIYVDMVEDVSRDAATKLDAWFDTADDAEDQEDDEPSDPDDRAEAG, encoded by the coding sequence ATGGCCGCGCGCAAGGCACGCCGCGGCGATGGCGACGAGACGACCAACCAGGACTCGGTAGCCAGCACTGACACCGACCAGACCTCGACAGAACGAACGCGGCGCAACCGCCGTGCACACGGCGAGGGTTCGGTGTTCTGGCGCGAGGATCGGAAGCGCTGGGTCGTCGAGATCGACTACGGCATCGTGAACGGCAGGCGCAAGAAGGTACCGCGCTACTTCAAGACCCAAGAGGAAGCGATCGCGGCCCAGCAGGAGGCGCGGCAGGCTCAGGCCGACGGCGTCGCGAATCTTGACCGCCCCGCGCGGTTCGGCGACTTCCTGACGTACTGGCTCGACGAGGTGGTCATGCCGTCCGAGCGCGCGCTGTCCACGAAGTCCAGCTACCGCGACAACGTCGAGAACCACGTCCGGCCCGGCCTCGGGAAGATCCGCGTCGTCGACCTCAAGCACGAGGACGTGCAGCGCTTCCTGAACGGCAAGGCGGTAGCCGGCTACAGCACGTCGACCATGCGCACCTTGCGGACGATCATCTCTCAGGCACTCGACGAAGCGGTCATCACGGAGAAGGCATCCCGCAACGTCGCGAAGACGGTCCGCGTCCCCAAGGCCCGTAAGCCACGGCGTCAGGTCTCGGCGCTGAACCGTGACGATGGTCTCCAACTACTCGCGGCGGCTGAACCGACCCGGTTCTACGCGGTCTACGTCCTGCTCGCGATGGTCGGGCTACGACGCGGTGAAGTGCTCGCGCTGCGCTGGCGCGACTTCAACGAGAGCGCGGGCACCCTCCGCGTCGAACTCCAGGTGACCCGCGTTCGCGGCGTCCAGGGCCTCATCGTCGGGCCGACCAAGAGCCGCGCCGGCCAGCGGACGATCGCACTACCCGGGAAGTGCATCGACGTCCTGAAGACACACCGGCGCCACCTCGCGGCCGAACGACAGGCGGCCGGCAAGCGCTGGGAGGAGAACGGCTTGATCTTCCCCAACACCGTTGGTCGCTACCAGGAACCGCGCGCCCTGAACACGCACCTGGCCGCGCTGTGTAAAGAGGCGGGCCTACGCCACCTCGGCCCGCACGCCCTCCGCCACACCGCCGCGACCATGGCCTACGCCCTGGGCGTCGACTGGAAGCAGATTCAGGCGATGCTCGGCCACACGATGCTCTCGACCACGATGGACATCTACGTCGACATGGTCGAAGACGTCAGCCGCGACGCGGCGACCAAGCTCGATGCCTGGTTCGACACGGCGGACGACGCCGAGGACCAGGAGGACGACGAGCCGAGCGACCCGGACGACAGGGCGGAAGCGGGCTGA
- a CDS encoding amidohydrolase family protein — MAARYTIISADTHAGASHETYREYLDPSFKEDFDAWRGRYKNPWKDLRDTDLRVRNWDDDRRDRDQLSQGVVGEVIFPNTVPPFYPGFVLFAGPPTAEEYRHRRAGIHAHNRWLADFCARKPAQRAGVGQFFLNDIDDAIEDITWIKEHGLRGGVLLPNVAPDVKWVKPLYDPEYDRLWAAIQDLEIPLNLHGGTGSPNYGRYAATPALMISEVGFYGMRPFVHLLLAGMFEKFPRLKFVITESSAAAIPPLLKQLDGVLESIRGGAIGELKYRKEDAIPRSATEYWQQSCWSGASFPRPADIAARDVIGHDRFMWGSDYPHDEGTSPFTLEAIRQVLHHLPEAEVRDILAGNAAKLYDFDLDALAPLAAEHGPTVEEVATPLGALPENANKALRDAQAQLVAA, encoded by the coding sequence GTGGCCGCTCGGTACACGATCATCTCGGCTGACACCCACGCGGGTGCGAGCCATGAGACCTACCGCGAGTACCTCGACCCGTCGTTCAAGGAGGACTTCGACGCCTGGCGCGGCAGGTACAAGAACCCGTGGAAGGACCTGCGTGACACCGACCTGAGGGTCCGCAACTGGGATGACGACCGGCGCGACCGCGACCAGCTCTCCCAGGGCGTCGTCGGCGAGGTCATCTTCCCGAACACGGTGCCGCCGTTCTACCCGGGCTTCGTGCTGTTCGCCGGGCCGCCGACGGCCGAGGAATACCGCCACCGCCGCGCCGGCATCCACGCGCACAACCGGTGGCTTGCGGACTTCTGCGCCCGCAAGCCGGCACAGCGCGCCGGCGTCGGGCAGTTCTTCCTGAACGACATCGACGACGCCATCGAGGACATCACCTGGATCAAGGAGCATGGCCTGCGTGGCGGCGTGCTGCTGCCGAACGTGGCGCCCGATGTGAAGTGGGTGAAGCCGCTCTACGACCCGGAGTATGACCGGCTGTGGGCGGCCATCCAGGACCTGGAGATCCCGCTCAACCTGCACGGCGGCACCGGGTCGCCCAACTACGGCCGCTACGCGGCCACCCCCGCGCTCATGATCAGCGAGGTGGGCTTCTACGGCATGCGGCCGTTCGTCCACCTGCTGCTCGCCGGCATGTTCGAGAAGTTCCCGCGGCTGAAGTTCGTCATCACCGAGTCGTCCGCGGCCGCCATCCCGCCGCTGCTCAAGCAGCTCGACGGCGTGCTGGAGAGCATCCGCGGCGGCGCGATCGGTGAGCTCAAATACCGCAAGGAGGACGCGATCCCGCGCTCGGCGACGGAGTACTGGCAGCAGAGCTGCTGGTCGGGGGCGAGCTTCCCCCGTCCCGCCGACATCGCCGCCCGCGACGTGATCGGGCACGACCGGTTCATGTGGGGCAGCGACTACCCGCACGACGAGGGCACGTCGCCGTTCACCCTGGAGGCCATCCGTCAGGTGCTGCACCACCTGCCCGAGGCCGAGGTGCGCGACATCCTGGCCGGCAACGCGGCGAAGCTCTACGACTTCGACCTCGACGCCCTCGCCCCGCTGGCCGCCGAACACGGCCCGACGGTCGAGGAGGTCGCCACGCCCCTCGGCGCCCTCCCGGAGAACGCGAACAAGGCCCTCCGCGACGCCCAGGCCCAGCTGGTGGCGGCCTAG
- a CDS encoding alkaline phosphatase family protein, translating to MQSPALPRYGEGSLAELVPALLGTVGAPGFTEAPRLGLGEARSVCLLLVDGLGDELVAANADVAPTLAAHRSAALTTCYPSTTATSITSIGTGLSPGEHGVVGYLWEPYPGAEGLLNALRWQFQGRDSTALDIIVPEQAQPELTAFEQATAAGISVTVVSQPLYRDSGLSRMALRGSRFSGASTWGTLVERVIEALRAPGFVYAYVSDLDTTGHTLGPASAGWRAQLALVDRLVATLTEQLPADSMLVVTGDHGMVTVTEDDHVSLDGRPSLLAGVRAIGGEPRARYVYAQPGAAGDVLAAWREGLGEHAWVVSAEQAVADGWFGPKVTERAIPRLGDVIAAARGTSVLVRPDVEPRLTTMRGHHGSLTPAEQLIPLIRIRA from the coding sequence GTGCAGTCTCCCGCGCTTCCCCGGTACGGCGAGGGTTCCTTGGCCGAGCTGGTGCCGGCATTGCTCGGCACGGTCGGAGCCCCGGGTTTCACCGAGGCTCCCCGGCTTGGGCTGGGCGAGGCACGATCGGTCTGCCTGCTGCTGGTCGACGGGCTTGGGGACGAGCTGGTGGCCGCGAACGCCGACGTCGCTCCCACCCTGGCCGCTCACCGCTCCGCGGCCCTGACGACCTGCTATCCGTCGACGACCGCGACCAGCATCACCTCGATCGGCACCGGCCTCTCACCGGGCGAGCACGGGGTGGTCGGCTATCTCTGGGAGCCCTATCCGGGGGCCGAGGGGCTGTTGAACGCGCTGCGCTGGCAGTTCCAGGGCCGGGACAGCACGGCCTTGGACATCATCGTGCCCGAGCAGGCGCAGCCCGAGCTGACCGCTTTCGAGCAGGCCACCGCGGCCGGGATCTCCGTGACCGTCGTCTCCCAGCCGCTCTACCGCGATTCGGGGCTGAGCCGGATGGCGCTGCGCGGCAGCCGCTTCTCCGGCGCGTCGACCTGGGGCACCCTGGTCGAACGCGTCATCGAGGCGCTACGCGCGCCGGGATTCGTCTATGCCTACGTCAGCGACCTGGACACCACCGGGCACACGCTGGGTCCGGCGTCCGCCGGCTGGCGCGCACAGCTGGCGCTGGTCGACAGGCTGGTCGCGACGCTCACCGAGCAGCTTCCCGCCGACTCGATGCTCGTCGTCACGGGCGATCACGGAATGGTCACCGTCACCGAGGACGACCACGTGAGCCTGGACGGGCGGCCGTCGCTGCTGGCCGGGGTGCGCGCGATCGGCGGCGAGCCGCGAGCCCGCTACGTCTACGCCCAGCCCGGCGCCGCCGGCGACGTCCTCGCCGCGTGGCGCGAGGGGCTCGGCGAGCACGCGTGGGTGGTATCGGCCGAGCAGGCGGTCGCGGACGGCTGGTTCGGTCCGAAAGTCACCGAACGGGCCATCCCCCGCCTCGGCGACGTCATCGCGGCGGCACGCGGCACCAGCGTGCTCGTCCGCCCCGACGTCGAACCCCGACTGACCACCATGCGCGGCCACCACGGCTCCCTCACGCCAGCCGAACAGCTCATCCCCCTGATCCGTATCCGCGCCTGA